DNA from Homo sapiens chromosome 1, GRCh38.p14 Primary Assembly:
CGGCTTCCTGAACATTTCCACTTGGATAATCCACAGGCCCTTCCAACTCAACATGTCCAACACCGAACTCATGAGCCCCTGCCTTTCCTCCCAGGAGCCGGGATGTACCCCTCCCCCAGGTCACCCCGCCAAAGGCACACTTTTGCAGGGTCTACCTACCTCCTCACCCTATCCAGTCAGGCACTAATGAATTTTCAAAATTGCGTGTTCCAGATTGGGGCCTGGCAGCCCCACGCTCCCCTCATGCCCTGCATCAGACCTCATCCTCTTtccacagcagcctccacctttCTCTCCAACCCCATCCTCTTTACTACAGCCAGAGTCATCCACAAAAAATGCCTGTCTGATTACACCattctgctcaaaaccctcccaTGGTCCCCAGTGTTAGGATCTTTCCATCCATGTTACTCACCCAGCCCTCAACCCACCTGCCAAATTGCCATAATTAGGCATCTGAAATGCTGCCCTCCAGCTACCTACTTCAAGACTCAGCTCAGATGTTCCTCCTCTGTGACCCCTGCCTTCAGCCCTCAGTACCCACTTCTGCCAACACTGCCCCTGCTGTGCCCCAGTGACTCCCGTGTTTGCAAGTGTGTCCGTACTCCAAGCCCTAAGCAGCACAGGAGGTGAGCTGTGGGGAGACTAGAGCAGAGTCAGATCCTGAAAGCTGCGCAGAGGCTAAGCAACCCAACAAGGCAGGTGAACTGGCCGCTGAGAGAAGAATCGGGTGGAGCAGAGAGCAGCTGCTGCAGGGCAGACAGCCGGACCCCCAAATCTGCACGTACCAGCAGTCAGCCGCCCCACGCAGGGACCGGCTTACCCCTCGCTCCCCGCCCTCACTCACTTTCTCCCGCCCTCGGCCCGGCCTCCCAGCTCTCTACTTCGCGAGTCTACAAACTCAACTCCCGGTTTCCGTGCCTCTCCACCGCTCGAGTTCTCTACTCTCCATATCCGAGGGGCCCCTCCCAGCATCTACCCCCCTCCCAACCTCGGGGGACCTAGCCAAGCTAGGGGGGACTGGATCCGACGGGTGGAGCAGCCAGGTGAGCCCCGAAAggtggggcggggcaggggcgcTCCCAGCCCCACCCCGGGATCTGGTGACGCTGGGGCTGGAATTTGACACCGGACGGCTGCGGCGGCGGGCAGGAGGCTGCTGAGGGATGGAGTTGGGCCCGGCCCCCAGACAAGGCCCGGGGGCTCCGCCAGCAGCAGGTCCCTCGGGCCCCAGCCCTCGCTGCCACCCGGGCCTGGAGCCCCACACCCGAGGTAAGCCAGCCCACTTGCCTGTTTCTGGTCCCAGCCCTGGATGGACGCTCTTGGGCTGGGGGAGAGGACAGGACCAcccccctcctctcctttcttgcaTCCTCCCTCTCTTGGGCCCTCGGCACAGTTCTCCGCCCCTCCCAGCCCCTCAGTCCCTCTTGTCGCTTGTTGGACTGTGCTGGCCTTGCCGGCCCACTGTAATGTGAGGCTCCCGCTGCCGCTACAGGGTGCAGACTGGCTGCCAAGGCCACACTTTTGGCTAAAAGAGGCACTGCCAGGTGTACAGTCCTGGGCATGCGCTGTTTGAGCTTCGGGGGAGAGCCCAGCACTGGTCCCCGGAAAGGTGCCTAGAAGAACAAGGTGCAGGACCCCGTGGTGAGTAGCGGGCTGGTGGATGGGGAGGCAAGGGCCAGAGAACCAAATGGCCCTAGACCACAAGGAGGTAGGAGGCAGGGCCTGAGCTGCCCTCAAGAGACCTGCTCCCGGGCTCCCCCTAGCGCAGAGGGCTCCTAAGGCTGCCCTGCCTGCCTTTCCCTCCATCACGGACAACAGTCACTGGCCTGGCTCGGAGGCCTTGATTCCACTTAGCCAAGAGGCACACACCAGGACCTGGAGGACAACCCCGGGAAGGCCTGGGGGTCTGTTCCACAGGTGTGCAGGCATTCTGTGTGCTAAAGGATGGGGATGAGGGTGGTAGCTGGGACCCAAGAGGAGGCTGGCTAATGAGGACTTACGAAGGCTCTAGGGCCCCAAAAGGGTGTTTGGGAGTGCTAGCAGTGGGAGCTCAGGAAGGCTGGCTGGGATCAGGAACGATGGCTCAAGGGGGAAACTTCTAGGAGCATGACTAGGCTGCCAGATCCATAGGAGGCTGGGAGGGGGACAGACCTAGACCAGCTCCCAGGGTGGCTCAGCTCTCAGAGACCAGGCTGGTATGGAAGCCTAGCTGGCCCTCCTGGGAGTGGCTCAGGCCTGAGTGTAGCTGAGGGGATGGAAAAGCCCACCCTGCTTGGAATCTGCAGGCTTGGCAGACTCTGCCCCCTTGTGGCCACAGGAAGCCATGACCCAGGCCCCATGTTTTCAGAGGGCCCATTAGCTCCCACCATCCCCCGGCTCTGTGGTCATCGAGGGACACCTATAGTCAGAGGAGAGAACTCAGGTGGCTCTGGGTCCAGAACACAGTTCACAGAGGGGCGAGGTGAAGCAGCTCTGGGTGGGCAGCACAGGCTGAGGCTTGGGGCTCACTATCATTAGATAACTCTTAGAGTGACCAGCTAGCACCCTAATTCTTCTCCAGCCCTCAGCTTCCTCTCCGGCAGCCTGGGGTGAAGGCCTCTGTAGGACCAAGTGTGTCCAGCTATAACTCCTTCCAGCCACTTCTGGCATCTCCAGACCTACAACGCAGAGCAGGAAGGTTCTGGGAAAAGAGGacccctctctcccctccagctgtgtgaccttgtaaCCTTAGACAACCTCTgagcttctctgagccttgttTGCTCATCTGGAAAAAGGGGATTAAACCATTTACCTCATGGAGTTGTGAAAGAATAGCTGCAAAGCACCTAACACATAGTAAGGTTCCCAGTGCAGCTACTTCTGCTGGGTTGAGTCTAGCTGTGTAGGCCCCTTGTTCCTCACCTGGAGAAACTGGGGTGGCAGGCCGGTCCCCCACAAAAGATAACTCATCTCTTAATTTGCAAGCTGCCTCAACAGGAGGGTGGGGGAACAGCTCAACAATGGCTGATGGGCGCTCCTGGTGTTGATAGAGATGGAACTTGGACTTGGAGGCCTCTCCACGCTGtcccactgcccctggcctagGCAGCAGGTGAGTGGTTCTCCCAGTGACTCCTACCTGGTACTGAGGAAAGGCGGCTTGACTGGTGAGGGAGAGCAGGGCTTGGCTTGGGCAGCGGTTAGGTGTGGGAGGGAAAATGgtcagggagggaccaggtgaATGGGAGGAGGAGCGGGACTTCTCTGAATGGTCGGTGCACTCAGGTGATTCCTCCCCTGGGCTCCCAGAGGCAGCAAACCCATTATACTGGAACCTAGGCCCTTCCTGAGTTTCCCCTCCACACAGCTAGGAGCCCATGCCCGGCCTGATCTCAGCCCGAGGACAGCCCCTCCTTGAGGTCCTTCCTCCCCAAGCCCACCTGGGTGCCCTCTTTCTCCCTGAGGCTCCACTTGGTCTCTCCGCGCAGCCTGCCCTGTGGCCCACCCTGGCCGCTCTGGCTCTGCTGAGCAGCGTCGCAGAGGCCTCCCTGGGCTCCGCGCCCCGCAGCCCTGCCCCCCGCGAAGGCCCCCCGCCTGTCCTGGCGTCCCCCGCCGGCCACCTGCCGGGTAGGTGAGAGGgcgagggggcggggcggggctggcCCGGGACACCGCGCGTGACTGGGTCTCATTCCAGGGGGACGCACGGCCCGCTGGTGCAGTGGAAGAGCCCGGCGGCCGCCGCCGCAGCCTTCTCGGCCCGCGCCCCCGCCGCCTGCACCCCCATCTGCTCTTCCCCGCGGGGGCCGCGCGGCGCGGGCTGGGGGCCCGGGCAGCCGCGCTCGGGCAGCGGGGGCGCGGGGCTGCCGCCTGCGCTCGCAGCTGGTGCCGGTGCGCGCGCTCGGCCTGGGCCACCGCTCCGACGAGCTGGTGCGTTTCCGCTTCTGCAGCGGCTCCTGCCGCCGCGCGCGCTCTCCACACGACCTCAGCCTGGCCAGCCTACTGGGCGCCGGGGCCCTGCGACCGCCCCCGGGCTCCCGGCCCGTCAGCCAGCCCTGCTGCCGACCCACGCGCTACGAAGCGGTCTCCTTCATGGACGTCAACAGCACCTGGAGAACCGTGGACCGCCTCTCCGCCACCGCCTGCGGCTGCCTGGGCTGAGGGCTCGCTCCAGGGCTTTGCAGACTGGACCCTTACCGGTGGCTCTTCCTGCCTGGGACCCTCCCGCAGAGTCCCACTAGCCAGCGGCCTCAGCCAGggacgaaggcctcaaagctgaGAGGCCCCTGCCGGTGGGTGATGGATATCATCCCCGAACAGGTGAAGGGACAACTGACTAGCAGCCCCAGAGCCCTCACCCTGCGGATCCCAGCCTAAAAGACACCAGAGACCTCAGCTATGGAGCCCTTCGGACCCACTTCTCACAGACTCTGGCACTGGCCAGGCCTCGAACCTGGGACCCCTCCTCTGATGAACACTACAGTGGCTGAGGCATCAGCCCCCGCCCAGGCCCTGTAGGGACAGCATTTGAAGGACACATATTGCAGTTGCTTGGTTGAAAGTGCCTGTGCTGGAACTGGCCTGTACTCACTCATGGGAGCTGGCccctatttattatttctaagttatttatttacttctgtgGCTTGTCAGATCCTTTCCTGGGCAGCAGGGGGTTGGGAAGAAGAGGCTGGATGGAGATCATGCCTTGCTGATCGCACTCACACACCTCAGGCTGACTCAGCAATCACAGACCTGGCCTGGATCTTCGGCCCCCACCCAGCAGCTCCGGGATGGGAGGCATGGAACACAGGCAGGGGCAGGGCGGGCAGCAAGGGTGCAGTCACTAGTCCTGGCAGGCTGCTCACTTGGGCCTGGGCTTACCTCTGGGGAAAGAGACTACAGAGGCTTCTGTGGAGAAAGCCCTGTCTCTGTGACCTCTGGCATCTTTGTGGCCCCCGCTTAGTGGGTAAAGACACAGAGAAGCACCCATTGCCCCACCCCACTGTCATTGATCAGTGTCTTACCATCCAGGGAATTGTCTTGAGGGTGCCTTGTCAGATATACACATGCCTCTGCTTGCAGACAGGCCAGCATGGTTAACTCACTATCCACATTCCATGAAGCAGCCCAGGGCATGAGGGCATCTGAAAAAAACCGAGGGTTGGTAGAGGGTGCGGTGGGGTGCTGGCTCCGGTGAGCAAAGCACAGAGCTCCATGTGGATAAGGAGGCAGGAAAAGATAAGGGCCCCAGCAGGATCTGCATCTTGGGTGATGAACAAGGATATTCATtaattcaaacaaatatttattaagcacctattataTGTCAGATACTGATTATATGACAGATGCCAAGGATACAGAAGTGAAACAGACATGATCCCTGCCCTTGAGAAGCTTCAACcaggagagacagacaataagtAAGCAATTAcagtaataattatttaaattcaatttGGCAAATGGTACGAAAAGGACAGGAAGCTAAGAAGTCCACACCTTCgtggggaagaaaggagaagttACTGCTGACTCTGGCCTCTCATACCACCCCCAAGTCACCTCCAAAAGGCCAGGGCTATCCCTAAGCTTTTCTGGATATCCTTTCAAACCTTGTTTCCCATGTCCTATGCATTTGTATTGGGGAGGCctctatgatttttcttttttggaaatgaGATGGGGGCATGGATTTGGAAAGGATGCTAAGTCTGAGGAACTGTGGGACATCCAGAGGGGTTGTCAGGAGGCAGTGGGATCTGCTGGTCTAGAGCTGCCGAGGGAGGTCTGGGCTGGATTGATGTGACAGCTGTCAGCACAGAGGCAGGAGCTGCAGCCGGGGGTGAATGAGAGTACCATGAGAGATGGAGAGGGTCGAGGGCGAGATCCCTCAGGCATTTGACGCTGCTGAGAGAAATTCCTTCCAATCCGCCTGTGTGCCTTCCTGCTTTGGCACAGATGCCCccttcacccaggctagagtgaggaGCTGGCAAGAGCTCTCTGAAGGCTGTGCCCATTCTGGGTCAAGGAGGAGAAACGTGTGTGTGCTCCCACTCTTCTGCATTCACTGCCCCAGTTCTAGATGCTCCAAAAATTTCGATGCCTTTGCTCCCTTCAAACACCCTGTTGGCCCCTCTCTGCCTCCAAACGGATTCGGGATCCTTAGTTCCACCTTCCCTCCTGCAAAGAAAATGGCCCCAGGGCCATACAGTTTACAGAGGGCTGGCTGCAGGCAGAGAAGGACATTCTGTCAATTCCAGGGTTATTGGGGCCAGGCAGCCCCCTGCTAGTGAGACTTTAAAGCCTAGCCTAGTCCCCAAACCCTGCCACTCAGTAGACACGGCTGCTCCAGAGCCAGTAAAGGAGACTGACTGAAGCCATCTCTGACAATGCTCACAGTGAGAGGGCCACAGCCCAAGCCAAAGGTGCTGGCTGTCAACATTCCCCAGGCTGCCAGCTTTTGAGGGAACAGGGCTCACCCCAGCTGGAGGCTGCATTCTGGGCCCCAGACAGCTTGTGCTCAACATCTCAGAGTCCGGAACAAGACAGCAACAGCTCCAAGAACACATTCCCATATGAATTAGCCTCAGTTTGCAACTCAGGACAACCCAAATCAAAAGGAAGAcagtgaaggagggaag
Protein-coding regions in this window:
- the ARTN gene encoding artemin isoform 3 (isoform 3 is encoded by transcript variant 4) codes for the protein MELGLGGLSTLSHCPWPRQQAPLGLSAQPALWPTLAALALLSSVAEASLGSAPRSPAPREGPPPVLASPAGHLPGGRTARWCSGRARRPPPQPSRPAPPPPAPPSALPRGGRAARAGGPGSRARAAGARGCRLRSQLVPVRALGLGHRSDELVRFRFCSGSCRRARSPHDLSLASLLGAGALRPPPGSRPVSQPCCRPTRYEAVSFMDVNSTWRTVDRLSATACGCLG
- the ARTN gene encoding artemin isoform X2; amino-acid sequence: MELGLGGLSTLSHCPWPRQQPALWPTLAALALLSSVAEASLGSAPRSPAPREGPPPVLASPAGHLPGGRTARWCSGRARRPPPQPSRPAPPPPAPPSALPRGGRAARAGGPGSRARAAGARGCRLRSQLVPVRALGLGHRSDELVRFRFCSGSCRRARSPHDLSLASLLGAGALRPPPGSRPVSQPCCRPTRYEAVSFMDVNSTWRTVDRLSATACGCLG